A segment of the Streptomyces sp. XD-27 genome:
CCCGAGGGCTCGGCGTTTGTCCCGCCGCCCGGAGTCACCACCGGTGGGACCGCGGACAGCGGCGCCATCCCGGTGTTCACGCCCGCGAACGGCATACCGACGGTCAGCCTGATCAAGGAAGCGCCGTGGCAGGACCGCATGCGCACGATGCTGCGCATGCCGATCGGCGAGCGCCCGGCGCCGGAGCGCATCGACCGGTACGGCGACGTGGGCCCCGCCGTCCCGCGCGTCCTCGACCTGACCCTGCGCATCGGCGAGCTGCTGCTGGCGGGCGGGGAGAACGCCGAGGACGTCGAGGCGGCGATGTTCGGCGTGGCGCACGCCTACGGGCTGGCCCGCTACGAGCCCACCGTCACCTTCACCCTGCTGTCGGTGTCGTACCAGCCCTCGCTGGTGGACGACCCGGTGACCATCAGCCGCACGGTGCGGCGCCGGGGCACCGACTACAACCGGCTGGCCGCCGTCTTCCGGCTCGTCCACGACATCACCTCGCAGGACGTGACGCTGGAGGAGGCGTACGGGCGGCTCGCCGAGATCCGCCGCAACCGCCACCCGTACCCCGGCTGGGCGCTCACCGTGGCGGCGGGCGTGCTCGCGGGCGCGGCGAGCATGCTGGTCGGCGGCGACTGGCCGGTGTTCTTCGCGGCGGCGGTCGGCGCCATGCTCGGCGACCGGCTGGCGTGGCTGGCGTCGGGGCGCGGGCTGCCGGAGTTCTACCAGTTCGTGGTGGCCGCGATGCCGCCCGCCGCGATGGGGGTCGCGCTCAGTGTCGCGGACGCCGGGCTCCAGGGGTCCGCGGTGATCACCGGTGGGCTGTTCGCGCTGATCCCCGGGCGGGCGCTGGTCGCGGGCGTCCAGGACGGGCTGACCGGCTACTACATCACCGCCTCCGCCCGGCTGCTGGAGGTCGGCTATCTGATCGTCGGCATCGTCTGCGGCGTGCTGACGGTGCTCTACGGCGGTCTGCAGCTCGGCGCCAAGCTCAATCCCGAGGTGGCGCTGCGCCACGTGGAGCGGCCGGTGGTCCAGACGTTCTCGGCGATGGTGCTCGCGCTGGCGTTCTGCGTACTGCTCCAGCAGGAACGTCACACCGTGCTCTACGCGACGCTCAACGGCGGGGTCGCCTGGGTGACGTACGGGGCGCTGGCCGACACCGCCGGGGTGCCTCCGGTCGCGGCCACGGCGGTCGCGGCGGGCCTCGTCGGCCTCTTCGGGCAGCTGCTGTCCCGATACCGGTATGCGTCCGCGCTGCCGTACGTCACGGCGGCCATCGGGCCGCTGCTGCCCGGTAGCGCCACGTACTTCGGGCTGCTGTCGCTGGCCAAGAACGACATGGACCGGGGGATCGCCCACCTCACACAGGCGGCGGCCCTGGCGCTTGCGATCGCGATCGGGGTGAACCTGGGGGGCGAGGTGGCGCGGCTGGTCATCAAGGCTCCGCGGGCGGCGACCCGGCGCGCGGCCAAGCGCACCCGCGGCTTCTGAGCCTGCTGCCAGCCCACCGTTCCGGCGCCGCCCATACGGGTGGATCTCCACGCGGATCGAACCGCGGATCGGGAACCACGGATCGGAACCGCGGATCGGGAACGACGGCGGGGCGGGGCACCTTCGCGGTGCCCCGCCCCGCCGTCACGCGCTGCGCCGCAGGCTCAGTGGTGGGCGCCGCCCGCCGCCTCCAGGCGCTTGATCGACGCCTCGACCTCGGCCTCGGCCTCGGCGCGGCCGACCCAGTTCGCGCCCTCGACCGACTTGCCCGGCTCCAGGTCCTTGTAGACCTCGAAGAAGTGCTGGATCTCCAGGCGGTCGAACTCGGAAACGTGGTGGATGTCCCGCAGGTGCTCCACCCGCGGGTCGGACGCCGGCACGCACAGCAGCTTGTCGTCGCCGCCCGCCTCGTCGGTCATCCGGAACATGCCGATCGCCCGGCACTTGATCAGGCAGCCCGGGAAGGTCGGCTCGTCAAGGATCACAAGCGCGTCCAGCGGGTCGCCGTCCTCGCCGAGGGTGTTCTCGACGAAGCCGTAGTCCGCGGGGTAACTGGTCGAAGTGAAGAGTCGACGGTCAAGGCGGATACGGCCCGTCTCGTGATCGACCTCGTACTTGTTCCGCGAACCCTTCGGAATCTCGATGGTGACGTCGAACTCCACGGGAGGCTCCTCCATGATCAACACATAGGTCTGGTGATTAAGTGTCCCCCACGCAGGTGTGTGGTGGCGAAAGGGGCTGGTCCTAGGTGCCTGAGGCCAGATCGTGGCAGGTCAGGCGGTGGCGCGACGCCGCCCGGGCGCGGTGGCGCGCAGCCACCCGAGCGCTGGGGGCACCTCCCGGCATGAGCTCGGGGAAGGAGACATGGCGGCTGACGGCGCTGGCCGCCGCGGTCGGGCTCGCGGTCGCGGCCGGCTCCGTGGCCGCGGCCGGGCCGTGGGACTCCGGCCAGCGTACGGCCGAGCGCGCCCGCGCGGCGGCCCAGGAGCGGCGCCCGGGGGGCGCACAGCACGCCGGGCCGGAGCCCGGAGCCGCCGCCCCCGTCCTGGCGGCGCTCGGCGCGCCCACCGGCTCCGGGACCCCGGGGACCGGCGAGGACGCGGTGCCGCCGCCCACCGCGTCCGGCCTGGCCGACGCGCTCGAACCGCTGCTGGACGACCAGGCCCTGGGCCCGGTGCGGACCGCGTCCGTCGTCGACGCGGCCACCGGCCGCCAGGTCTACGGCGCCGGCGCGGGCACCGGGGCCACCCCCGCCTCGGTCATCAAGCTGGCCACCGGGGCCGCGGTGCTGTCCGCGCTCGGCCCGGAGCACCGGCTCAGCACCCGTGTCGCCGACGGCGGCAAGGGGCGCGTCATCCTGGTCGGCGGCGGCGACCCGACGCTCACCGCCCGCGCCGTCCAGGGCGGCGACCACCCCGCCAGCCTGCGCGAGCTCGCCGACGACACGGCCCGCGCGCTCAAGAAGCGCGGCACGCGGCGGGTGTCGCTCGGCTTCGACACCTCGCTGTACTCCGGCACCGTCCAGCACCCGATCGGGCCCAACGAGAACATCTCGCCCGTCACCCCCCTGATGGCCGACGAGGGGCGCCTGGACGAGAGCGACCACGGCCCGGCCCCGCGCAGCGGCGACCCGGCCGCCGACGCGGCCCGTACGTTCGCGGCGATGCTGCGGGACCGGGGTGTCGCGGTCAAGGGCGAGCCGAACGGGGCCAAGGCGGCCAAGGACGCCGACGTACTCGCCACCGTCCGCTCCCAGCCGCTGTCCGCGCTGGTCGAGCGGATGCTGACCACCAGCGACAACGACATCGCCGAGGCGCTCGCCCGGCACACCGCGCTCGCCGCCCACCGGCCCGCGAGCTTCACGGGCGCCGCGCGGGCCGTCACCGACCGGCTGAAGAAGCTCGGCGTGCCGGTCACCGGGGCGAAGATCGCGGACGGCAGCGGCCTGGACCGCGCCGACCGGGTGTCCGCCGGGCTCCTGTCGCAGGTGCTCGTACGGGCCGCCGACGGCGAGCACCCCGAGCTGCGCCCGGTCATCACCGGCCTGCCGGTCGCCGGCTTCACCGGTACGTTGCGCGGCCGGTACGCACAGGACGCGGTGGGGCGCGGCGTGGTGCGCGCCAAGACCGGCACCCTGACGGGCGTCAACACGCTGGCGGGCACGGTCGTGGACGCCGACGGCCGACTGCTGGTGTTCGCGTTCATGACGACGGGGACGACGGACGCGCTGGGTGCCCAGCGGGCCCTGGACCGCCTCGCCTCGGCGGTCGCCAACTGCGGCTGCCGTTAGGGCGCGCCCGGCGCACGTCGGGGCGGGCCGGGGCGCGCCGTGGCGGCGCGCGCGGCGGGAGAGGGCAACCCTGCGCCACCGCGCCCGCGGGGCTCCCGCGGCACGTACCGTGAACCCATGACGAGCATCGGTGGTGCCGAGATGGTCGACTGGAAGCTCGCGGTGGCGACCGCGAGCCGACTCGTGCGGCCCGGGCCGGAGGTGAGCCGGGACGAGGCGCGGGCCGTCGTCGCCGAGCTGCGGCGGCACGCGAAGTCGTCGGAGGAGCACGTCCGCGCCTTCACGCGGATGGCTCCGGTCGGCGCGGCGGCCGACACCCCCGTGCTGGTCGTCGACCGCACCGGCTGGGTCAAGGCCAACGTCGCGGGGTTCCGCGAGCTCCTGCGGCCGCTGCTGGGCAAGATGCAGGAGCGCCGCGGCGGCGTGCCGGGCGGCGCCGTGCTCGGCACGGTCGGCGGCAAGGTGACCGGCGTGGAGCTGGGCATGCTGCTGTCCTTCCTCGCCTCCCGGGTGCTCGGCCAGTACGAGACGTTCGCCCCGCCCACCCGCGAGCTGCCCGCCGCCGGGGCCGGGGGCGGGCGGCTGCTGCTCGTGGCGCCCAACATCGTGCACGTGGAGCGCGAGTTGGACGTGGAGCCGCACGACTTCCGGCTGTGGGTGTGCCTGCACGAGGAGACGCACCGTACGCAGTTCACCGCCGTGCCCTGGCTGCGCGACCACGTCGAGTCGGAGATCCAGGCGTTCCTCGCCGAGACCGACGTGGACCCGGCGACGCTGCTGGAACGGTTCCGCGAGGCCGCCCAGTCGCTGACCGGCAACCGGCCCGAGGGCGAGGAGGAGGGCGGCCGCAGCATCGTGGAGCTGGTGCAGACCCCCGTCCAGCGCGAGATCCTCGGCCGGCTGACCGCTGTGATGTCCCTGCTGGAGGGGCACGCCGACTACGTGATGGACGGGGTCGGCCCGGCGGTCGTGCCGTCGGTGGCGGAGATCCGGGAGAAGTTCCAGAAGCGGCGGGCGAGCGGCGCGGGCCGCCTGGATCTGGCGCTACGCCGGCTGCTGGGGCTGGACGCGAAGCTGCGGCAGTACCGTGATGGAGAGCGGTTCGTGCGGGCCGTCGTGGACCAGGTCGGTATGGACGGTTTCAACCGGGTATGGACCTCGCCGAACACCCTCCCGACCAAGTCGGAGATCAGCAAACCCGCCGAGTGGGTCGCGCGGGTGCACCGTACGGCAGAGTCGTGAGCCCGGCACCCGCCATGGCAGATGAACGCCCTCGGTATCACCCGTCCGAGGGACCGTGGCGGAAGGGTGGGCGTGCGATGCTCGGGTAACAGCTCACTTCTGTCACCATCGACGTACTCAGCGTGACGAAGTGAAGTGTTCATACGCCCCGAGAAGAGCCATACGCCCCGAGGCAGCCCCTCCGAGGCGCCCCCTCGATTGACAGATGGGAAACGGACATGGGTCCCCATCCTGCGGTCGCCGCGATACGCCTGGCGGTCCGCCGCGTGCTCCACGACGTCCTTGTCGACCGCCCCGACGCCGACCGCCCCGACGCGCTCGGCGAGCACTCCGACGTGCTCGTCGGCCCCGGCGGCCCGGTGCTCGGCCACCCCGGCCCGGCGGTCGCCTCCGCCGCGCCGGCCGCCGCGCCCGGCGCCCCGGCGCCCGCCCGCGGCGGGTCCGCCGCGGGGTCCGCCCCGCCGCTGGTCCTCGTCGCCTGCTCCGGCGGCGCCGACTCCATGGCGCTCGCCTCCGCCGTCGCCTTCGAGGCCCCCAAGCTCGGCATCCGCGCCGGCGCCGTCACCGTCGACCACGGCCTCCAGGCCGGGTCCGAGGTGCGCGCCGCCGAGGTCGCGGACCGCCTCCGGGCACTGGGGTTCGACCCCGTCGAGACCGTCGCCGTGACCGTCGGCCGCGCCGGCGGCCCCGAGGCCGCCGCCCGCGACGCCCGCTACCGGGCGCTGGACGCCGCCGCCGAGCGCCACGGTGCCGCCGCCGTGCTGCTCGGGCACACCCGCGACGACCAGGCGGAGACGGTGCTGCTGGGCCTGGCCCGCGGCTCCGGGATCCGCTCCCTGTCCGGGATGCCCGCCATCTCCCAGGGGCCGGGGCCCTACGGCCGCTACCGCCGCCCCTTCCTCCAGCTGGACCGCCAGACCGCCCGCCGCGCGTGCCTGGCCCAGTCCCTGCCCGTCTGGGACGACCCGCACAACACCGATCCCGCCTACACCCGCTCCCGGGTCCGGCACGAGGCCCTGCCGATGCTGGAGAAGGCGCTGGGCAAGGGCGTCGTCGAGGCGCTCGCCCGCACCGCCCAGCTCTCCCGCGACGACGCCGACGCGCTGGACGCCTGGGCGGCCCGCGCCGAGGCCGACGTGCGCGCCGCCGACGCGGACGCCGCCGACGCCGCGGCCGGCATCCAGCTCGACGCCGCCGCCCTGCACGCGCTGCCGCCCGCCGTCCGCCGCCGGGTGCTGCGCCGTACGGCCATCGCCGCGGGCGCACCGGCCGGTTCCCTCTTCGCCCGGCACCTGGAGGAAGTGGACCGGCTGCTGACCGGATGGCGGGGCCAGCGGGCCATCAACCTGCCCGGCCGGGTCGAGGCGCTCAGGCAGGGTGGCAGACTGGTCATCCGGCAGGGCTGACCGCCCGAGCCGACGAGCCGGTTCAGAGACGAAAGTGGCGCGGGTGGACGACAAGGACATGGGTACCGACCTCAAGTCGGTCCTGATCACCAAGGAAGAGATCGACGCGAAGCTGGCCGAGCTGGCCGCGCGGATCGACGAGGAGTACGCGGGCAAGGACCTGCTGATCATCGGAGTCCTCAAGGGCGCCGTGATGGTCATGGCGGACCTGGCCCGGGCCCTGTCCACCCCCGTCACCATGGACTGGATGGCCGTGTCCTCGTACGGGGCGGGCACCCAGTCCTCCGGTGTGGTGCGGATCCTCAAGGACCTGGACACCGACATCAAGGGCCGGCACGTCCTGATCGTCGAGGACATCATCGACTCCGGTCTGACGCTGTCCTGGCTGCTGTCGAACCTGGGTTCGCGGGAGCCGGCCTCTCTGAACGTGTGCACGCTGCTGCGCAAGCCGGAGGCGGCCAAGGTCGCGATCGACGTCAAGTGGGTCGGCTTCGACATTCCGAACGAGTTCGTCGTCGGCTACGGCCTGGACTACGCGGAGAAGTACCGGAACCTGCCCTTCGTCGGGACGCTGGCCCCGCACGTCTACGGCGGCTGACGCCAGGCCGGGTACCGGCGGCCCCGTACCGACCCTGGTACCGGCGGCCGGTACCGTGCGGGAACCTCCCGGGGGTTCCCGCCGTTGGAGCATGGGAGGACGGTTGTGTTGACCGTCCACAGCGGCGTCGAGTGACAATGCTGGGGTACCGTCCGAAGGTCAGTCTTTTTCAGGCCGAGTAAGACACCGCACGCACAGGCAGCCATCGGAAGTGTTCGAACAGGTTGCCGTGCCTCACTGTGGCAGGAGGGACGGGGCGGCTCCGCCCCGTATGGATGGACGTGAAGCGCTACTTCCGTGGGCCAGTCATGTGGATCGTGCTGGCCGTCCTCGCCGTGGTCGTGTTGATGCAGGTCGTCGGCTCGTCCGGCGGCTACAAGTCGGTGGACACCAGCCAGGTCGTCGAGGCGATCGACAAGAACCGGGTCAAGTCGGCCGAGATCACCACTGGCGACGAGCGCAAGATCAAGATCAAGCTCAAGGACGACGCCGAGAAGATCTCGGGCAGCGACAAGCTCCAGGCCACCTACATCGGTGACTACGGGGTGGACATCGCCAAGACCCTCCAGGCCAACGCCGAGAAGGGCCAGCTCCCCGACGGGTACGACGTCTCGGTCTCGAAGCAGAACCCGTTCATCAGCGTCCTGCTCTCGCTCCTGCCGTTCGTGCTGATCGTGGTCGTCTTCCTGTTCCTGATGAACCAGGCGCAGGGCGGCGGCTCCCGGGTGATGAACTTCGGCAAGTCCAAGGCCAAGCTGATCACCAAGGACACGCCGAAGACGACCTTCGCCGACGTGGCCGGGTCGGACGAGGCGGTCGAGGAGCTCCAGGAGATCAAGGAGTTCCTCCAGGAGCCGGCGAAGTTCCAGGCCGTGGGCGCCAAGATCCCCAAGGGTGTGCTGCTGTACGGCCCGCCCGGTACGGGCAAGACGCTGCTCGCCCGCGCCGTCGCGGGTGAGGCGGGCGTGCCGTTCTACTCGATCTCCGGTTCCGACTTCGTCGAGATGTTCGTCGGTGTCGGTGCCTCCCGGGTCCGCGACCTGTTCGAGCAGGCCAAGGCCAACGCCCCGGCGATCGTCTTCGTCGACGAGATCGACGCCGTCGGCCGCCACCGCGGCGCCGGCATGGGCGGCGGCCACGACGAGCGCGAGCAGACGCTGAACCAGCTGCTGGTCGAGATGGACGGCTTTGACGTCAAGGGCGGCGTCATCCTGATCGCCGCCACCAACCGCCCGGACATCCTGGACCCGGCGCTGCTGCGCCCCGGCCGCTTCGACCGGCAGATCGCCGTCGACCGCCCGGACATGCAGGGCCGCCTGGAGATCCTCAAGGTGCACCAGAAGGGCAAGCCGGTCGCCCCGGACGTCGACCTCTCGGCCGTCGCCCGGCGCACCCCCGGCTTCACCGGTGCCGATCTGTCGAACGTGCTGAACGAGGCCGCGCTGCTCACGGCCCGCAGCGACAAGAAGCTGATCGACAACCACTTCCTGGACGAGGCGATCGACCGTGTCGTGGCCGGCCCGCAGAAGCGGACCCGGATCATGAGCGACAAGGAGAAGAAGATCACCGCGTACCACGAGGGCGGTCACGCCCTGGTCGCGGCGGCCTCTCCGAACAGCGACCCGGTGCACAAGGTCACGATCCTCTCCCGCGGCCGGGCCCTGGGCTACACCATGGTCCTGCCGGACGAGGACAAGTACTCGACCACGCGCAACGAGATGCTGGACCAGCTCGCCTACATGATGGGCGGCCGCGCGGCGGAGGAACTGGTCTTCCACGACCCGACCACCGGCGCCTCCAACGACATCGAGAAGGCGACCGCGACCGCCCGCGCCATGGTCACGCAGTACGGCATGACCGAGCGGCTCGGCGCGATCAAGTTCGGCTCCGACAACTCCGAGCCGTTCCTGGGCCGCGAGATGGCGCACCAGCGCGACTACTCCGAAGAGGTCGCCGCGCTGGTCGACGAGGAGGTCAAGAAGCTCATCGAGGCCGCGCACAACGAGGCCTGGGAGATCCTCGTCGAGAACCGCGATGTGCTGGACAACCTGGTCCTGGCGCTGCTGGAGAAGGAGACGCTCAACAAGGAGGAGATCGCCGAGATCTTCGCCCCGATCGTCAAGCGCCCGGCCCGCCCGGCGTGGACCGGCTCCTCGCGGCGTACGCCCTCCACCCGCCCGCCGGTCACCTCGCCGAGGGAGCTGGCGGTGGCCAACGGCACGCAGCCGCAGGCCCCGGCGCTGGCCAAGAGCACGGCCGAGGACACCGCCGCCGTGGAGCGGCCGGAGGAGTCCACCGGCGAGAGCAGCTGACACCGAGCCGTACGGGGCCCCAAGGCCCCGTACGGCCCCGGAATGAATGCCGCGGCACCCAGGTTCTAGCCTGGTGACGCGGCATTCCGCATGTGTAGGCACATGTGCAAGTAAAGGAACGAGGCACTTCCATGACCGATCCCGTGACACTGGACGGCGAAGGCCGCATCGGCGTGTTCGACGAGAAGCGGGCGGAGAACGCGGTCAGGGAGCTGCTCATCGCGGTCGGGGAGGACCCGGACCGCGAGGGCCTGCGGGAGACGCCGGCCCGGGTCGCCCGCGCGTACCAGGAGATCTTCTCGGGCCTGTGGCAGGAGCCGGAGGACGTCCTCACCACGACGTTCGACCTCGGTCACGACGAGATGGTGCTGGTGAAGGACATCGAGGTGTACAGCACCTGCGAGCATCACCTGGTGCCGTTCCAGGGTGTCGCGCACGTCGGATACATCCCGTCGCACGACGGGAAGATCACGGGTCTGTCGAAGCTCGCCCGCCTCGTCGACGTCTACGCGCGGCGGCCCCAGGTCCAGGAGCGGTTGACCACGCAGATCGCCGAGTCGCTGGTGCGGATCCTGGAGCCGCGCGGGGTGATCGTGGTCATCGAGTGCGAGCACATGTGCATGTCGATGCGCGGGATACGCAAGCCGGGCGCCAAGACGATCACCTCGGCGGTGCGGGGCCAGCTGCGTGACCCCGCCTCCCGCTCCGAGGCGATGAGCCTGATCATCGGGCGCTGAGGCCCACCGGTTCCGCCGGCCCCCCGGCGGAACCTTTCGGCAGGGCCCCGGCGTCAGGAGCGCTGCGCCGGAGGCTTGGGGGCCTTGTGCGCCGGGGGCTTGGGTGCCTCAGGGGCCTCGAGCCGGTTGCTCAGCCACTCCAGGCAGCCGGGGATCTCGCGCTTCCAGGTGTTGAAGTTGTGCCCCCCGCTTTCGAGGATCATCGACGAGATGCGGGTGGGCGCACCCTGGCGGTTCAGCTTGATCACCTTGTCGATGAACTTCTCGGTCTTCTTGTGGAGCTTCTCGCCGTGCTTGCTGCTGGTGACCAGCAGCGAGACCGGCGGGGCGGGCTTGTGGTCCAGCCGCCACATCAGGTTGTTCTCCCGCCGGACCTGGGCGCTGCCGCCGAACAGGTCGCCGGTCGTCGCGTCCTTCGGCGCCTCGTACGCGGGCGACAGCCCGACGCCCACGGAGAACGCCTTCGGGTGGCGCATCGGCATCTTCAGCGCGCAGTAGCCGCCGGTCGAGTTGCCCATGACGCCCCAGTTCTGAGCCTTGTCGCCGACCCGGTAGTGGGCGGTGACCGCGTTCCGTACGTCCTGGGTGAAGTAGGTCTCGGTCTGCGGGCCGCCGGGCACGTCCATGCACTCGGTGTCCCGCGGCGGCTTGACGGTGGGCCGCATCATCACCAGCACCATCGGCGGCATCTTGCCGTCCTTGACCAGCTTGTGCGCCGTCTGCGGGTACTTGAGCCCGTACATCAGCGCCTCGGTGGTGCCCGGGTAGCCGGTCAGCACCAGGGCGGCGCGGAACCTGTGGTTCTTGTACTCCTCCTGGAAGTACTCCGGCGGCAGGTAGACGTACGCCTTGCTGGCGATCCGGGACTGCGGGCCCTGGATCGTCACCTTCTCGATCCGCCCGGCCACGGTGGCCTGGTGGCTTCCCGGAACGTTCACCTTCTGGACGCCCTGGACCTGCACCTGCTTGCTCAGCGGTGTGTCATGATCGACCACGACCCCCGGAGTGTCCTCGGTGCCGAGCAGATCCGCCCAGGAGCCGTAGAAGCCGAACGACTGGTTGGCCCAGAGGCCGACCGCGGCGAACAGCGATATCTGGGCCAGGAGCAGAGTTCCTATTCGGCCCAGTACAGCCTGTACGCTGCGGCCCGCGAGCTTCGGCCATAGCCAGATGGTCGCGGCGAACAGCAGCACCGCCACAAGGACGGCGAGCAGCACGGTTTTCGTGGCGGTGAGACCCATCACAGTCTTTCTGTCGGGCGGTCGGTCATCCCCCGTGCCGCGCGATGGAACCCCATGCCCATGAACGCCGTCTTGGAAGGCGCAAATTGTCCAGGTGCCGCGTCCGCGGGACGCAGATCCTCACGACAGGGGCGACGGGAAAGCAAATGTCTGAAATGCAAGATGGCGAAAAGTCCGGGGTGGTTCCTCCGCGGCTGCGGCGCCTGATGCGCGGACCACGTCCGGAGACCATCCCCACGGTCGTCGGCACGGCCTGCATGCTGATCGGGCTGCTCAATGTTGCATCCGGCATTTTCCCACGCTTCCGACACAGCAAGTTCCACACCTTCACCGAGGTGTTGCCCGGAGCGGTGAGCCCGCTGGCCGCCGCCTCCTCCATCGTCGTCGGCCTGCTGCTGCTGATGCTCGCGCACGGGCTGAAGCGGCGTAAGCGGCGTGCCTGGGTGGCCGCGGTGGGGCTGCTGCCGATCGGGGCGACCGCACAGCTGATGTACCGGGACTCGGTCTGCGGCGCGCTGCTGTCGCTCGCGCTGCTGGCGCTGCTGATCTGGCGCCGCGAGGAGTTCTTCGCCCTGCCGGACCCGCGCAGCCGCTGGAAGGCGCTGGCCAGCTTCGTGGTGCTGGGCGGGGTCAGCCTGGGCCTGGGCTGGCTGATCGTCGACGGGCACCCGGACAAGGTCGTCGGCAGCCCCTCGGTCCAGGACCGGCTGGAGCACATCATGTGGGGCCTGTTCGGGTTCGAGGGCCCCGTCGACTACATCGACCGCGTGGACTACACCGTCGGCTACTCGCTCGGCGCCCTCGGCCTGCTGACCGTGGCCACCACCGCCTACCTGGCCTTCCGCCCCGCGAACCCGGTGGCCCGGCTCACCCAGGACGACGAGGACCGGCTGCGGGAGCTGCTCGCCCAGCACGGCGGCCGGGACTCCCTCGGCTACTTCGCGCTCCGGCACGACAAGGCCGTCGTCTTCTCCCCGAGCGGCAAGGCCGCCGTCTGCTACCGCGTCGTCTCCGGCGTGATGCTGGCCAGCGGCGACCCCATCGGCGACGTGGAGGCGTGGCCGGGCGCCATCGAGCGCTTCATGGAGGAGGCCCGCCGGCACTCCTGGACCCCCGCGGTCATGGGGTGCAGCGAGACGGGCGGCCACGTGTGGACCCGCGAGACCGGTCTGGACGCGCTGGAGCTGGGCGACGAGGCGATCGTCGACGTGCCGGACTTCACCCTCACCGGCCGGTCGATGCGCAACGTACGGCAGATGGTCAAGCGCATCGAGCGCAACGGCTACGAGACCCGGGTGCGGCGGGTCCGCGACCTCGACCCGGAGGAGCTGGCGCGCATCCAGCTGGCCGCGAACGCCTGGCGGGACACCGAGACCGAGCGCGGCTTCTCGATGGCCCTGGGCCGGATCGACGCGGACCACGACGGCGACGCGGTGATCGCGACCGCGCACAAGGCCCCGGAGGAGGGCGAGGCGCCGAGCCCGTACGGGGACCTCAAGGCCATGCAGCACTTCGTGCCGTGGGGCAAGGACGGCATATCCCTGGAGCTGATGCGCCGCGACCGCAGCGCCGACCCCGGCATGAACGAGC
Coding sequences within it:
- the ftsH gene encoding ATP-dependent zinc metalloprotease FtsH; translated protein: MDVKRYFRGPVMWIVLAVLAVVVLMQVVGSSGGYKSVDTSQVVEAIDKNRVKSAEITTGDERKIKIKLKDDAEKISGSDKLQATYIGDYGVDIAKTLQANAEKGQLPDGYDVSVSKQNPFISVLLSLLPFVLIVVVFLFLMNQAQGGGSRVMNFGKSKAKLITKDTPKTTFADVAGSDEAVEELQEIKEFLQEPAKFQAVGAKIPKGVLLYGPPGTGKTLLARAVAGEAGVPFYSISGSDFVEMFVGVGASRVRDLFEQAKANAPAIVFVDEIDAVGRHRGAGMGGGHDEREQTLNQLLVEMDGFDVKGGVILIAATNRPDILDPALLRPGRFDRQIAVDRPDMQGRLEILKVHQKGKPVAPDVDLSAVARRTPGFTGADLSNVLNEAALLTARSDKKLIDNHFLDEAIDRVVAGPQKRTRIMSDKEKKITAYHEGGHALVAAASPNSDPVHKVTILSRGRALGYTMVLPDEDKYSTTRNEMLDQLAYMMGGRAAEELVFHDPTTGASNDIEKATATARAMVTQYGMTERLGAIKFGSDNSEPFLGREMAHQRDYSEEVAALVDEEVKKLIEAAHNEAWEILVENRDVLDNLVLALLEKETLNKEEIAEIFAPIVKRPARPAWTGSSRRTPSTRPPVTSPRELAVANGTQPQAPALAKSTAEDTAAVERPEESTGESS
- the folE gene encoding GTP cyclohydrolase I FolE, which codes for MTDPVTLDGEGRIGVFDEKRAENAVRELLIAVGEDPDREGLRETPARVARAYQEIFSGLWQEPEDVLTTTFDLGHDEMVLVKDIEVYSTCEHHLVPFQGVAHVGYIPSHDGKITGLSKLARLVDVYARRPQVQERLTTQIAESLVRILEPRGVIVVIECEHMCMSMRGIRKPGAKTITSAVRGQLRDPASRSEAMSLIIGR
- a CDS encoding esterase family protein, giving the protein MGLTATKTVLLAVLVAVLLFAATIWLWPKLAGRSVQAVLGRIGTLLLAQISLFAAVGLWANQSFGFYGSWADLLGTEDTPGVVVDHDTPLSKQVQVQGVQKVNVPGSHQATVAGRIEKVTIQGPQSRIASKAYVYLPPEYFQEEYKNHRFRAALVLTGYPGTTEALMYGLKYPQTAHKLVKDGKMPPMVLVMMRPTVKPPRDTECMDVPGGPQTETYFTQDVRNAVTAHYRVGDKAQNWGVMGNSTGGYCALKMPMRHPKAFSVGVGLSPAYEAPKDATTGDLFGGSAQVRRENNLMWRLDHKPAPPVSLLVTSSKHGEKLHKKTEKFIDKVIKLNRQGAPTRISSMILESGGHNFNTWKREIPGCLEWLSNRLEAPEAPKPPAHKAPKPPAQRS
- a CDS encoding phosphatidylglycerol lysyltransferase domain-containing protein produces the protein MSEMQDGEKSGVVPPRLRRLMRGPRPETIPTVVGTACMLIGLLNVASGIFPRFRHSKFHTFTEVLPGAVSPLAAASSIVVGLLLLMLAHGLKRRKRRAWVAAVGLLPIGATAQLMYRDSVCGALLSLALLALLIWRREEFFALPDPRSRWKALASFVVLGGVSLGLGWLIVDGHPDKVVGSPSVQDRLEHIMWGLFGFEGPVDYIDRVDYTVGYSLGALGLLTVATTAYLAFRPANPVARLTQDDEDRLRELLAQHGGRDSLGYFALRHDKAVVFSPSGKAAVCYRVVSGVMLASGDPIGDVEAWPGAIERFMEEARRHSWTPAVMGCSETGGHVWTRETGLDALELGDEAIVDVPDFTLTGRSMRNVRQMVKRIERNGYETRVRRVRDLDPEELARIQLAANAWRDTETERGFSMALGRIDADHDGDAVIATAHKAPEEGEAPSPYGDLKAMQHFVPWGKDGISLELMRRDRSADPGMNELLIVASLQAAAGLDVKRVSLNFAMFRSALARGEKLGAGPVLRGWRGLLVFLSRWFQIESLYKFNAKFQPRWEPRFVVFRNTRDLPRIGLAAMQAEGFVSLALPRLWRRDKPTPPGSCAELSDAPVRRHEVERVA